Genomic window (Chryseobacterium sp. H1D6B):
ACGCTGCTAAAAAATAATTTTAGTACTCAACTAAAAATAAAAGAACCGTTTCACCTAGTGAAGCGGTTTTTTTATGTTCTTTATTCTAATAATAACAGTCTCAGCTTTTCTTTTGTCTTAAAGCTTCATAGCATGTAATTGCTACAGCATTGCTTAAATTCAAAGAATCTATACTTCCTGCCATAGGAACTAAAGTGTTTTTTCCTTTTCCAATCCAGAACTCACTCAGGCCTGAATGCTCTGTTCCAAATAAAACCGCAGATTTTTGTGTAAAATCTCTTTTGTAAAGATCTTCGGCACTTTCATCCATTAATGTTGTGTAAATATTAAATTGATTTTTCTGTAGAAAATTCAGTGTCTCTTCGTTTTCAGCTTGAAATACTTCCATGCCAAACAGACAGCCGACACTGGAGCGGATCACATTAGGATTATAAAAATCAGCTTTAGCATCTGTTACGATCAAAGCATCAATGCCAAAAGCTTCACAGCTTCTTAAAATTGCCCCTAGATTTCCCGGTTTTTCTACACCCTCAACAATAATTATGGTAGAATTGTCTTTTGGCTTAAAGGCTTTAAGATCGGTTTCTTTGGCTTTGTAAACTCCAATAATACCTTCGGAACTGCCTCTGTATGCTATTTTTTCATATACTTTTTCACTTACATGGTGTGTTTTTCCATTTGGAACTCCTCCTTTAAATATACTTTCACAGATAAAAAACTCCACAGGCTCAAAATCATACTGCTGTGCTCTCTCATTTTCCTGCTGTCCTTCCACTACAAAAACATTGGATTTTTTACGAAATCTATTATCTGTAAGCAGTTTAGTAATATTTTTTATTTTTTCGTTTTGAAAACTTTCTATTAGCATGGTGCAAAATTATATAAAATTTGCGATTAGATATCGTTACTTTTTATGAAAATATACTTTTGATAATTTAAAATGAAAGGGAGAATTGATAATTTGTATGTAAAAAATAGATGTGTTTTTCTAAATAATATTTTGTTTATCTATCGGGGGCCAATCCTGATTTGTTATGGAGTAAGTTCGTGATATATTCACTTGGTGTAGTTCCTTCAAACTGTTTAAATACCCGGTTGAATGTTGCCTGGCTTGTAAAACCTGCTCCGGTATAAATATACATCAGTGTAACTTTAGATAAATCTGAGGTCTCAAGCAGATTTTTCACATACATAATTCGTAAGGAATTAATATATTGGTTGAAATTTTTATATCCTTTATGGTCTACAGCTCTAGATAAGTAATTGACATTGGTTTTCAGATCCGAGCATAAACTAGATACTTTAATAGATGGATTTGTGAAATAGTTGTTATTCTTAATATACTTATCTAACTCTAAAAATAAACTTTCGAGTTTTTGATAATCAATAATCAATTCATTTTTATTTTTATTTGGAAGGCTGTATGCATTCTCATTCTCCTTTAAAGATGAGCCGGATCTAAACTGGTATCTGTTTCTCAGTCTGCTTTTAATATTATATTCAAAAGCCTTATCTTCTAATCTGCTTATTTTTAGTTTGTAAAATATAAATAAACAAATAAGTGAGACATTGGCTAGTAAAGTAGCCGCATTGGTGGGACGCAGGTACTTCTTGTCATATTCGTAGAAATGATGATTGAAATATTTGGAGTAGATCATAATAAATATCATCAGGAAAACAGTGTAGAACATGAAATAAACAACCGTTTTTCTTTTTAAAAATACATAAGCACAAACCGGCATGGGAATGAGCCATATAAAACCTACAAGGGAGTCGTCAATGAAGTTTAAGATGATGACAGATATGTGAAGTGAGCTGAAATGCAGATAGGCATTCACTACTCGTGAAATATCAAAATTTCTTCTTATAAGAACATAAGAATAAATATAAAATAATAAAGCGGCTGCGAAATAATAAATAGGGAATGTATTTTTCAGCCAGAATAGATAGATGTAAATAGAAAAAATATGGAAAATAACTAAAATAAATAAATAGGTCTCTATGAGCTGCTTTTTTAATCCATGTATTTTATTGTTATAATATTCAGTGATTCTCATGGCAGCAGGTGGTCAGCCTTTTATTCATTGGTTAAGAGCAGCAAAGATAACGTCTAATTTTTTTTATACAAAGTAAACAGCCATATTAAATTTTTGCTGCGGACTATTTTAATCAT
Coding sequences:
- a CDS encoding RNA methyltransferase; translation: MLIESFQNEKIKNITKLLTDNRFRKKSNVFVVEGQQENERAQQYDFEPVEFFICESIFKGGVPNGKTHHVSEKVYEKIAYRGSSEGIIGVYKAKETDLKAFKPKDNSTIIIVEGVEKPGNLGAILRSCEAFGIDALIVTDAKADFYNPNVIRSSVGCLFGMEVFQAENEETLNFLQKNQFNIYTTLMDESAEDLYKRDFTQKSAVLFGTEHSGLSEFWIGKGKNTLVPMAGSIDSLNLSNAVAITCYEALRQKKS
- a CDS encoding AraC family transcriptional regulator, which gives rise to MRITEYYNNKIHGLKKQLIETYLFILVIFHIFSIYIYLFWLKNTFPIYYFAAALLFYIYSYVLIRRNFDISRVVNAYLHFSSLHISVIILNFIDDSLVGFIWLIPMPVCAYVFLKRKTVVYFMFYTVFLMIFIMIYSKYFNHHFYEYDKKYLRPTNAATLLANVSLICLFIFYKLKISRLEDKAFEYNIKSRLRNRYQFRSGSSLKENENAYSLPNKNKNELIIDYQKLESLFLELDKYIKNNNYFTNPSIKVSSLCSDLKTNVNYLSRAVDHKGYKNFNQYINSLRIMYVKNLLETSDLSKVTLMYIYTGAGFTSQATFNRVFKQFEGTTPSEYITNLLHNKSGLAPDR